In Doryrhamphus excisus isolate RoL2022-K1 chromosome 21, RoL_Dexc_1.0, whole genome shotgun sequence, a single genomic region encodes these proteins:
- the LOC131108546 gene encoding integrin beta-1-like isoform X2, with amino-acid sequence MDLKLILVSTLLGVFCSAQKEGNECIGANAKYCGECIQAGAKCGWCTDPDFLKQGETVSTRCDELQSLKNRGCKEQMIENPHGEKRILKNKMVTNRRKASGKLKPEDITQIQPQKLSLTLRSGEPQAFNLKFKRAEDYPIDLYYLMDLSYSMKDDLENVKNLGTSLMLEMSKITSDFRIGFGSFVEKTVMPYISTTPAKLLNPCTGDQNCTSPFSYKNVLKLTSDGKKFNTLVGQQHISGNLDSPEGGFDAIMQVAVCGDQIGWRNVTRLLVFSTDAGFHFAGDGKLGGIVLPNDGKCHLENNAYTMSHYYDYPSIAHLVQKLSDNNIQTIFAVTEEFQPVYQELKNLIPKSAVGTLSANSSNVINLIIDAYNSLSSEVILENSKLPEGVTIAYTSRCKNGLVSEGENGRKCSNISIGDEVAFTISVTSKGCPRQGKPETIKIKPLGFTEEVEITLNFICECECHKEGVANSDLCHYGNGTYECGACKCNEGRVGRKCECSSNDVANEDMDRTCRKDNGTDICSNNGDCVCGTCECKKRDNPEERYSGQYCECDNFNCDRSGNKLCGGHGRCECRVCVCDPMWTGSACDCSLDTSTCLASNKQICNGRGKCECGTCKCTDPKFQGPTCETCPTCPGVCTEHKECVQCRAFGTGEKKETCERDCSYFNLIKVKDRDKLPQPNDASYPVMHCKERDANDCWFYYTYAVNNNTEKEVHVVETLDCPAGPDIIPIVAGVVAGIVLIGLALLLIWKLLTIIHDRREFAKFEKEKMNAKWDTGENPIYKSAVTTVVNPKYEGK; translated from the exons ATGGACCTGAAGCTGATCTTGGTATCCACCTTGTTAGGAGTCTTCTGCAGCGCCCAGAAAG AGGGGAACGAGTGCATCGGTGCTAATGCCAAGTACTGCGGGGAGTGCATCCAGGCGGGGGCCAAATGCGGCTGGTGTACAGACCCG GACTTCCTAAAACAAGGCGAGACCGTGTCGACCCGATGTGACGAGCTGCAGTCTCTGAAGAACCGAGGTTGCAAGGAGCAGATGATCGAGAACCCTCACGGAGAGAAGAGGATCCTGAAGAACAAGATGGTGACCAACCGCAGGAAGGCATCGGGGAAGCTGAAGCCGGAGGACATCACCCAGATCCAGCCGCAGAAGCTCAGCCTCACCCTCAGATCCG GTGAGCCCCAGGCCTTCAACCTGAAGTTCAAGCGGGCGGAGGATTATCCCATTGACCTGTACTACTTGATGGACCTGTCCTACTCCATGAAGGATGATCTGGAGAACGTGAAGAACCTGGGAACCAGCTTGATGCTGGAAATGTCAAAGATCACCTCAGACTTTCGGATAG GTTTTGGTTCTTTTGTGGAGAAGACGGTCATGCCGTACATCAGCACCACCCCGGCCAAGCTGCTCAACCCGTGCACCGGCGACCAGAACTGCACCAGCCCCTTCAGCTACAAGAACGTGCTGAAGCTCACCAGCGATGGCAAGAAGTTCAACACCCTGGTGGGCCAGCAGCATATCTCTGGAAACCTGGACTCTCCTGAGGGGGGCTTCGATGCCATCATGCAAGTGGCTGTGTGCGGG GATCAGATCGGCTGGAGGAATGTGACCCGCCTCCTGGTCTTCTCCACCGACGCCGGCTTCCACTTCGCAGGAGACGGCAAGCTCGGTGGCATCGTGCTGCCCAACGACGGGAAGTGTCACCTGGAGAACAACGCTTACACCATGAGCCACTACTAC GACTATCCCTCCATCGCACACTTGGTTCAGAAGCTCAgtgacaacaacatccaaaccaTCTTCGCTGTCACAGAGGAGTTCCAGCCCGTTTACCAG GAGCTGAAAAACCTGATCCCAAAGTCTGCAGTGGGGACCCTGTCTGCCAACTCCAGCAACGTCATCAACCTCATCATAGACGCCTACAAT TCGCTGTCCTCGGAGGTCATTCTGGAGAACAGCAAGCTTCCGGAGGGCGTGACCATCGCGTACACGTCGCGCTGCAAGAACGGCCTGGTGAGCGAGGGGGAGAACGGACGCAAGTGCTCCAACATCTCCATCGGAGACGAG GTGGCGTTCACCATCAGCGTGACGTCCAAGGGCTGCCCCAGGCAGGGCAAGCCCGAGACCATCAAGATTAAACCGCTAGGATTCACGGAGGAAGTGGAGATTACCCTCAACTTCATCTGTGAGTGCGAATGCCACAAGGAGGGCGTGGCCAACAGCGACCTCTGTCACTATGGAAACGGCACCTACGAGTGCGGCGCCTGCAA gTGCAACGAGGGCCGCGTGGGCCGCAAGTGTGAGTGCAGCAGCAACGACGTGGCCAACGAGGACATGGACCGCACCTGCCGCAAAGACAACGGCACCGACATCTGCAGCAACAACGGCGACTGCGTGTGCGGCACGTGCGAGTGCAAGAAGAGGGACAACCCCGAGGAGCGCTACAGCGGCCAGTACTGCGAGTGCGACAACTTCAACTGCGACCGCTCGGGAAACAAACTGTGTGGAG GGCACGGGCGCTGCGAGTgccgcgtgtgcgtgtgcgacCCCATGTGGACGGGCAGCGCCTGCGACTGTTCCTTGGACACCAGCACGTGTCTGGCCAGCAACAAGCAGATTTGCAACGGCAGAGGGAAGTGCGAATGCGGCACCTGCAAGTGCACCGACCCCAAATTTCAGGGTCCCACCTGTGAAACCTGCCCCACCTGTCCGGGCGTGTGCACGGAACACAA GGAGTGCGTGCAGTGCCGGGCGTTTGGCACGGGAGAAAAGAAGGAAACGTGCGAAAGAGACTGCAGCTACTTCAACTTGATCAAAGTCAAGGACCGGGACAAGCTGCCCCAGCCCAACGACGCCTCCTACCCCGTCATGCACTGCAAGGAGCGAGACGCCAACGACTGCTGGTTCTACTACACCTACGCCGTCAACAACAACACCGAGAAGGAAGTCCACGTGGTGGAGACTCTGG ACTGCCCCGCCGGTCCCGATATCATCCCCATCGTGGCAGGCGTGGTGGCCGGTATCGTCCTGATCGGTTTAGCCCTGCTGCTCATCTGGAAGCTGCTGACCATCATCCACGACAGACGAGAGTTCGCCAAGTTTGAGAAGGAGAAGATGAACGCCAAGTGGGATACG GGTGAGAACCCCATCTACAAGAGTGCTGTCACCACCGTGGTCAACCCCAAGTACGAAGGCaagtga
- the LOC131108546 gene encoding integrin beta-1-like isoform X1: MDLKLILVSTLLGVFCSAQKEGNECIGANAKYCGECIQAGAKCGWCTDPDFLKQGETVSTRCDELQSLKNRGCKEQMIENPHGEKRILKNKMVTNRRKASGKLKPEDITQIQPQKLSLTLRSGEPQAFNLKFKRAEDYPIDLYYLMDLSYSMKDDLENVKNLGTSLMLEMSKITSDFRIGFGSFVEKTVMPYISTTPAKLLNPCTGDQNCTSPFSYKNVLKLTSDGKKFNTLVGQQHISGNLDSPEGGFDAIMQVAVCGDQIGWRNVTRLLVFSTDAGFHFAGDGKLGGIVLPNDGKCHLENNAYTMSHYYDYPSIAHLVQKLSDNNIQTIFAVTEEFQPVYQELKNLIPKSAVGTLSANSSNVINLIIDAYNSLSSEVILENSKLPEGVTIAYTSRCKNGLVSEGENGRKCSNISIGDEVAFTISVTSKGCPRQGKPETIKIKPLGFTEEVEITLNFICECECHKEGVANSDLCHYGNGTYECGACKCNEGRVGRKCECSSNDVANEDMDRTCRKDNGTDICSNNGDCVCGTCECKKRDNPEERYSGQYCECDNFNCDRSGNKLCGGHGRCECRVCVCDPMWTGSACDCSLDTSTCLASNKQICNGRGKCECGTCKCTDPKFQGPTCETCPTCPGVCTEHKECVQCRAFGTGEKKETCERDCSYFNLIKVKDRDKLPQPNDASYPVMHCKERDANDCWFYYTYAVNNNTEKEVHVVETLDCPAGPDIIPIVAGVVAGIVLIGLALLLIWKLLTIIHDRREFAKFEKEKMNAKWDTQDNPIYKSPINQFQNPNYGRRADAL, encoded by the exons ATGGACCTGAAGCTGATCTTGGTATCCACCTTGTTAGGAGTCTTCTGCAGCGCCCAGAAAG AGGGGAACGAGTGCATCGGTGCTAATGCCAAGTACTGCGGGGAGTGCATCCAGGCGGGGGCCAAATGCGGCTGGTGTACAGACCCG GACTTCCTAAAACAAGGCGAGACCGTGTCGACCCGATGTGACGAGCTGCAGTCTCTGAAGAACCGAGGTTGCAAGGAGCAGATGATCGAGAACCCTCACGGAGAGAAGAGGATCCTGAAGAACAAGATGGTGACCAACCGCAGGAAGGCATCGGGGAAGCTGAAGCCGGAGGACATCACCCAGATCCAGCCGCAGAAGCTCAGCCTCACCCTCAGATCCG GTGAGCCCCAGGCCTTCAACCTGAAGTTCAAGCGGGCGGAGGATTATCCCATTGACCTGTACTACTTGATGGACCTGTCCTACTCCATGAAGGATGATCTGGAGAACGTGAAGAACCTGGGAACCAGCTTGATGCTGGAAATGTCAAAGATCACCTCAGACTTTCGGATAG GTTTTGGTTCTTTTGTGGAGAAGACGGTCATGCCGTACATCAGCACCACCCCGGCCAAGCTGCTCAACCCGTGCACCGGCGACCAGAACTGCACCAGCCCCTTCAGCTACAAGAACGTGCTGAAGCTCACCAGCGATGGCAAGAAGTTCAACACCCTGGTGGGCCAGCAGCATATCTCTGGAAACCTGGACTCTCCTGAGGGGGGCTTCGATGCCATCATGCAAGTGGCTGTGTGCGGG GATCAGATCGGCTGGAGGAATGTGACCCGCCTCCTGGTCTTCTCCACCGACGCCGGCTTCCACTTCGCAGGAGACGGCAAGCTCGGTGGCATCGTGCTGCCCAACGACGGGAAGTGTCACCTGGAGAACAACGCTTACACCATGAGCCACTACTAC GACTATCCCTCCATCGCACACTTGGTTCAGAAGCTCAgtgacaacaacatccaaaccaTCTTCGCTGTCACAGAGGAGTTCCAGCCCGTTTACCAG GAGCTGAAAAACCTGATCCCAAAGTCTGCAGTGGGGACCCTGTCTGCCAACTCCAGCAACGTCATCAACCTCATCATAGACGCCTACAAT TCGCTGTCCTCGGAGGTCATTCTGGAGAACAGCAAGCTTCCGGAGGGCGTGACCATCGCGTACACGTCGCGCTGCAAGAACGGCCTGGTGAGCGAGGGGGAGAACGGACGCAAGTGCTCCAACATCTCCATCGGAGACGAG GTGGCGTTCACCATCAGCGTGACGTCCAAGGGCTGCCCCAGGCAGGGCAAGCCCGAGACCATCAAGATTAAACCGCTAGGATTCACGGAGGAAGTGGAGATTACCCTCAACTTCATCTGTGAGTGCGAATGCCACAAGGAGGGCGTGGCCAACAGCGACCTCTGTCACTATGGAAACGGCACCTACGAGTGCGGCGCCTGCAA gTGCAACGAGGGCCGCGTGGGCCGCAAGTGTGAGTGCAGCAGCAACGACGTGGCCAACGAGGACATGGACCGCACCTGCCGCAAAGACAACGGCACCGACATCTGCAGCAACAACGGCGACTGCGTGTGCGGCACGTGCGAGTGCAAGAAGAGGGACAACCCCGAGGAGCGCTACAGCGGCCAGTACTGCGAGTGCGACAACTTCAACTGCGACCGCTCGGGAAACAAACTGTGTGGAG GGCACGGGCGCTGCGAGTgccgcgtgtgcgtgtgcgacCCCATGTGGACGGGCAGCGCCTGCGACTGTTCCTTGGACACCAGCACGTGTCTGGCCAGCAACAAGCAGATTTGCAACGGCAGAGGGAAGTGCGAATGCGGCACCTGCAAGTGCACCGACCCCAAATTTCAGGGTCCCACCTGTGAAACCTGCCCCACCTGTCCGGGCGTGTGCACGGAACACAA GGAGTGCGTGCAGTGCCGGGCGTTTGGCACGGGAGAAAAGAAGGAAACGTGCGAAAGAGACTGCAGCTACTTCAACTTGATCAAAGTCAAGGACCGGGACAAGCTGCCCCAGCCCAACGACGCCTCCTACCCCGTCATGCACTGCAAGGAGCGAGACGCCAACGACTGCTGGTTCTACTACACCTACGCCGTCAACAACAACACCGAGAAGGAAGTCCACGTGGTGGAGACTCTGG ACTGCCCCGCCGGTCCCGATATCATCCCCATCGTGGCAGGCGTGGTGGCCGGTATCGTCCTGATCGGTTTAGCCCTGCTGCTCATCTGGAAGCTGCTGACCATCATCCACGACAGACGAGAGTTCGCCAAGTTTGAGAAGGAGAAGATGAACGCCAAGTGGGATACG CAAGACAACCCCATATACAAGAGTCCCATCAATCAGTTCCAGAATCCAAACTATGGACGTAGAGCAGATGCCCTTTAA